From Pseudobythopirellula maris, one genomic window encodes:
- a CDS encoding phenylacetate--CoA ligase family protein — protein MRATAHDERRALRGLEREALEDLQLRKLNLLLDAALPLNAFYRQKLASSPQRLGSLAALRDLPTTNKDELLDAAADGTFYTYAKSEYVRYHQTSGTRGRPMAVCDTAQDWLWWTDVWQHVLDAAAVTSQDRAFLAFSFGPFVGFWSAFDALVRRGVLAVPGGGLSTAARVEMIERSGATVLFCTPTYAMHLAESAAAIGADVGELPIEKVIVAGEPGGSLPAVRGRIEAAWRARVTDHSGATEVGPWGFGDATGQGLHIVESEFIAEFVSVDTGRRAKEGELSHLLLTGLGRYGCPVIRYRTGDLVRPQWGHDRDCRFVYLDGGVLGRADDMVVVRGVNVYPTSIEQILRAFPEVVEYRITARRRGEMDELVIEVEDHLQQPTRIAEELRLRLGLKVAVRLAAAMSLPRSEGKGKRFVDKRGET, from the coding sequence ATGCGAGCCACGGCCCACGACGAACGCCGCGCCCTGAGGGGCCTGGAGCGCGAAGCGCTCGAGGACCTGCAGCTGCGCAAGCTGAATCTGCTGCTCGACGCGGCGTTGCCGCTCAACGCGTTCTACCGGCAGAAGCTCGCCTCGTCGCCCCAGCGGCTCGGCAGCTTGGCCGCGCTCCGAGACCTGCCCACGACCAACAAGGACGAGCTGCTCGACGCCGCGGCCGACGGCACGTTCTACACCTACGCGAAGAGCGAGTACGTTCGCTACCACCAAACCTCGGGCACCCGCGGGCGGCCGATGGCCGTGTGCGACACGGCCCAAGACTGGTTGTGGTGGACCGACGTGTGGCAGCACGTGCTGGACGCCGCCGCCGTGACGAGCCAAGACCGGGCGTTCCTGGCGTTCTCGTTCGGGCCGTTCGTCGGCTTCTGGAGCGCGTTCGACGCGCTGGTCCGCCGCGGCGTGCTGGCCGTGCCGGGCGGCGGCCTGAGCACCGCCGCGCGGGTCGAGATGATCGAGCGCAGCGGCGCCACGGTGCTGTTCTGCACGCCGACCTACGCCATGCACTTGGCCGAGTCGGCCGCGGCGATCGGCGCCGACGTCGGCGAGCTGCCGATCGAGAAGGTGATCGTGGCCGGCGAACCGGGCGGCAGCCTGCCGGCGGTGCGCGGCCGGATCGAGGCGGCGTGGCGGGCGCGGGTGACCGACCACAGCGGCGCCACGGAGGTCGGCCCGTGGGGCTTCGGCGACGCCACCGGGCAGGGCCTTCACATCGTCGAGAGCGAGTTCATCGCCGAGTTCGTGTCGGTCGACACCGGCCGGCGGGCGAAGGAAGGCGAGCTCTCTCACCTGCTCCTCACCGGGCTCGGCCGCTACGGCTGCCCGGTGATCCGCTACCGCACGGGCGACCTGGTGCGGCCGCAATGGGGCCACGACCGCGACTGCCGCTTCGTTTACCTCGACGGCGGCGTGCTCGGCCGGGCGGACGACATGGTTGTGGTCCGCGGCGTGAACGTCTACCCCACGTCGATCGAGCAGATCCTGCGGGCGTTCCCCGAGGTGGTCGAGTACCGCATCACCGCCCGCCGCCGCGGCGAGATGGACGAGCTGGTCATCGAGGTCGAGGACCACCTGCAGCAACCGACGCGCATCGCCGAAGAGCTGCGGCTGCGGCTCGGGCTGAAGGTGGCGGTGCGGCTGGCGGCGGCGATGAGCTTGCCACGCAGCGAGGGGAAGGGGAAGCGGTTCGTCGACAAACGGGGCGAGACTTGA
- a CDS encoding DUF971 domain-containing protein, with the protein MLLPTTIERLAENRLRIEWSDGQSRDYTAAELRAECPCASCKEKHGPKPAPDPMQLTVLSADEARPLTIVGMRPVGSYAYHVDFSDGHSTGLYTFEKLHELGEAVG; encoded by the coding sequence ATGCTGCTTCCCACCACGATCGAACGCTTAGCCGAAAACCGCCTGCGGATCGAGTGGTCCGACGGCCAGTCGCGCGACTACACGGCGGCCGAGCTGCGTGCCGAGTGCCCCTGCGCCAGTTGCAAGGAGAAGCACGGCCCGAAGCCTGCTCCCGACCCGATGCAGCTCACGGTGCTCTCGGCGGACGAGGCGCGGCCGTTGACGATCGTCGGCATGCGGCCGGTCGGTTCGTACGCCTACCACGTCGACTTCAGCGACGGCCACAGCACGGGGCTCTACACGTTTGAGAAGTTGCACGAGCTGGGCGAAGCGGTTGGCTGA